A stretch of Desulfobacter hydrogenophilus DNA encodes these proteins:
- a CDS encoding ABC transporter ATP-binding protein, producing the protein MDIFKRLIRFLRPYWMLALAAPLLMIIEVITELMLPKIMQHIIDTGVANSDLSVVIRSGILMSSLTFIGMIGGIGGAVFAIRAAMFTGSDIRSALFKKIQGLSFGNLDRLETGQLVIRLTNDVTQVQEAIFFSIHIMIRGGMTLIGSVVMAFITSPSLAMIFFLLGPIIVIFLIFVVKRTIRIFTGVQEGLDRLNTVIVENFSGMRLVKSFVRMDYEKTKFGKINDYLTNQSIKANKVGALSRPFMMLVVNMGIVCAIWFGGLKINTGSMMLGQLIAFVNYLMQALMSIMMVGMLLMRISRASASAKRIDEVFESSPEIQEAPKPVMALNPRGRLCFENVSFSYNFGKTSHTPILKNISFTAEPGETIAVVGATGSGKTSLINLIPRFYDVTEGRITLDNVDIRDFPIEALRKNIGISMQNALLFSGTIQDNIRYGRPDAADDDVITAACAAQAHGFITLFPAGYDSLVGQRGVNLSGGQKQRIAIARALLIDPAILILDDSTSAVDVETEGHIQDALSGLKKRRTSFIVAQRVSTILNADRIIVLDNGMIAAGGNHDTLLQTSPIYREIYDSQLGKG; encoded by the coding sequence ATGGATATCTTTAAAAGATTAATTCGGTTCCTTCGCCCCTATTGGATGCTCGCACTGGCAGCTCCGCTGTTAATGATCATAGAAGTGATTACAGAGCTTATGCTGCCCAAAATTATGCAGCATATCATTGATACAGGAGTTGCAAATTCTGATCTTTCTGTTGTTATCCGCTCAGGAATTTTAATGTCATCACTGACCTTTATCGGAATGATAGGTGGTATAGGCGGCGCTGTTTTTGCAATAAGGGCCGCAATGTTTACGGGTTCGGACATAAGGAGCGCTCTTTTCAAGAAGATACAGGGCCTCTCTTTTGGAAATCTGGACAGACTTGAAACAGGGCAGTTGGTTATTCGCCTTACGAACGACGTTACCCAGGTCCAGGAAGCTATATTTTTTTCTATCCATATCATGATAAGGGGCGGCATGACACTTATAGGCAGTGTGGTCATGGCATTCATTACGAGTCCGAGCCTTGCCATGATATTCTTTTTACTAGGCCCAATAATTGTTATCTTTCTAATCTTTGTGGTCAAACGGACCATAAGGATTTTTACGGGTGTTCAGGAGGGGCTGGATAGACTCAACACAGTCATTGTTGAGAATTTTTCAGGCATGCGGCTGGTCAAGTCTTTTGTCAGAATGGATTATGAAAAAACAAAGTTCGGAAAGATCAATGACTATCTCACTAACCAGAGTATAAAAGCCAATAAAGTCGGAGCGCTGTCACGACCCTTTATGATGCTGGTTGTGAATATGGGTATCGTCTGTGCCATATGGTTCGGTGGTTTAAAGATAAACACGGGCAGTATGATGCTTGGGCAGCTTATTGCATTTGTCAATTACCTGATGCAGGCGCTCATGTCCATTATGATGGTTGGGATGCTTCTCATGCGTATCTCAAGGGCTTCGGCCTCTGCAAAAAGGATAGATGAAGTGTTTGAGAGCAGCCCGGAAATACAGGAAGCACCAAAGCCTGTTATGGCTTTGAACCCTCGCGGCCGTTTGTGTTTTGAGAATGTTTCATTCAGCTATAATTTTGGAAAAACATCCCATACACCGATCCTGAAAAACATCAGTTTTACTGCTGAGCCGGGAGAGACAATAGCTGTTGTGGGTGCCACTGGATCGGGAAAGACCAGCCTGATTAACCTTATTCCCCGTTTTTATGATGTTACTGAAGGGAGGATCACCCTTGACAATGTTGATATCAGGGATTTCCCCATAGAAGCTCTCAGAAAAAACATTGGTATTTCCATGCAGAATGCGCTTCTTTTTTCAGGGACTATCCAGGATAACATAAGATATGGAAGGCCGGATGCAGCCGATGATGATGTGATAACAGCTGCCTGTGCCGCCCAGGCCCATGGTTTTATTACCCTCTTTCCTGCGGGCTATGACAGCCTGGTCGGACAGCGCGGTGTAAACCTTTCAGGTGGTCAGAAACAGAGGATCGCCATTGCAAGAGCTCTGCTCATAGATCCCGCCATACTGATCCTGGATGACAGCACAAGCGCTGTTGACGTAGAAACAGAGGGACATATTCAGGATGCACTGTCCGGACTTAAAAAAAGAAGGACAAGTTTTATAGTCGCCCAGAGGGTAAGTACCATTCTGAATGCTGACAGGATTATTGTGCTTGATAACGGAATGATAGCCGCAGGGGGGAACCATGATACCCTTTTACAAACAAGCCCTATTTACAGAGAGATATATGATTCACAGCTTGGAAAAGGATAG
- a CDS encoding RNA recognition motif domain-containing protein, giving the protein MKLIVRNLDRLTTEDELKVRFQEFGAVQYCNVVFDLESGKSKGFAFIEMPKPGEAKAAMKNLNNKIIGSNKIRVKKAEGNGGRTPNPWLAP; this is encoded by the coding sequence ATGAAATTAATAGTACGTAACCTTGATCGGCTAACCACAGAAGATGAACTAAAAGTTCGATTCCAAGAATTCGGTGCCGTCCAATATTGCAATGTGGTATTCGACCTTGAAAGTGGTAAGTCTAAAGGTTTTGCTTTCATTGAAATGCCAAAGCCAGGTGAAGCAAAAGCGGCAATGAAAAATCTGAATAACAAAATTATTGGCAGTAATAAAATCCGGGTTAAAAAGGCTGAAGGTAACGGTGGTCGTACTCCAAATCCGTGGCTGGCTCCCTGA
- a CDS encoding ABC transporter ATP-binding protein yields the protein MNVPISEDQKKRVPFGGAGEKGGKILASAERAKDKRSVMVRLWGYLSSQGRKLLLVVFLVAAATGFELLGPYLMGVAIDKYIATGNLRGLAFIVCIMILAYIMGSGITLVQSLIMAEVSQDTVRHLRKDLFSHLQTLSLRFFDQSSHGNLLSRFSNDVENISNVLNEGAAQFIAGVLMIASVTVVMFMMDMKMALVTISVMPFVFLLTKWIAARTRKGYRMQQQSLGILNGVIEETVVGQRVVKAYCKEHDVIQSFDRLNLDYRDSAVKAQTYMTVFGPIFGFLNNMNFAMVACAGGYFALKGSLTVGSVAVFLSYSRQFFRPVTQISAMYNSIQSALAGAERVFEVMGEEPEIVDIPDAQPLTNIRGDVIFEHVTFAYEKGNPVLKDISLHASPGETIALVGPTGAGKTTIINLLTRFYDIESGNIYVDGQRIDQIQKNSLRRQLGIVLQETFLFSDTVMENIRYGKLEATDEEVIAAAELSGASSFINRLPKNYETPLAEKGSNLSHGQRQLLSIARAILADPSILILDEATSSVDTRTEINIQTALLKLMEGRTSFVIAHRLSTIRGADNVIVIDKGEIVEQGTHIELLAKKGFYSRLYMSQFKGRSISDL from the coding sequence ATGAACGTCCCTATATCGGAAGATCAAAAGAAACGGGTACCCTTTGGAGGAGCAGGCGAAAAGGGCGGCAAGATACTTGCCAGCGCTGAAAGGGCAAAGGACAAACGAAGCGTAATGGTTCGTTTATGGGGATATCTCAGTTCACAGGGAAGGAAGCTGTTGCTGGTAGTTTTCCTTGTAGCCGCAGCAACGGGTTTTGAGCTGCTTGGACCATACCTGATGGGTGTGGCTATAGACAAGTATATTGCTACTGGCAATCTCAGAGGCCTTGCATTTATCGTATGCATAATGATTCTGGCGTATATCATGGGTTCAGGAATCACCCTTGTGCAGTCTTTAATAATGGCTGAAGTTTCGCAGGATACTGTCAGGCATCTCAGGAAGGATCTTTTCAGTCATCTGCAAACTCTATCTCTCAGATTCTTTGATCAAAGTTCCCATGGAAACCTTTTAAGCCGGTTTTCAAATGATGTGGAAAATATCAGCAATGTCTTGAATGAAGGGGCCGCACAGTTTATTGCCGGAGTTCTGATGATTGCGAGTGTCACTGTTGTGATGTTCATGATGGATATGAAGATGGCGTTGGTGACAATCTCTGTTATGCCTTTTGTATTTCTGCTCACAAAATGGATAGCTGCAAGGACCAGAAAGGGGTATCGCATGCAGCAGCAGTCATTGGGAATATTAAACGGGGTGATAGAAGAAACAGTGGTTGGACAAAGAGTGGTCAAGGCCTATTGCAAGGAACATGACGTGATTCAGTCCTTTGACAGGCTCAATCTGGATTACAGAGATAGTGCGGTCAAGGCTCAGACATATATGACAGTATTCGGACCTATATTCGGATTCCTGAACAATATGAATTTTGCCATGGTTGCATGCGCAGGCGGTTATTTTGCCCTGAAAGGTAGTTTAACCGTGGGAAGTGTTGCCGTATTTCTTAGTTATTCAAGACAGTTCTTTCGGCCAGTCACCCAGATCTCAGCAATGTACAACAGCATACAGTCAGCTTTAGCAGGTGCGGAGCGCGTATTTGAAGTTATGGGCGAGGAGCCGGAGATAGTTGATATCCCTGATGCTCAGCCATTAACAAATATCAGGGGAGATGTTATTTTTGAACATGTCACATTTGCCTATGAGAAAGGGAATCCTGTATTAAAGGATATCTCTCTACATGCTTCTCCAGGAGAAACCATAGCACTTGTTGGACCCACTGGTGCGGGAAAAACTACGATCATAAATCTGCTTACACGTTTCTATGACATAGAATCAGGAAACATCTATGTTGATGGACAACGTATCGATCAGATTCAAAAGAACAGCCTGAGACGCCAGTTGGGGATCGTGTTACAGGAGACTTTTCTTTTTTCCGATACAGTGATGGAAAACATCAGGTATGGAAAATTAGAGGCAACTGATGAGGAGGTCATTGCCGCTGCTGAACTGTCAGGTGCTAGCAGCTTCATTAATCGTCTTCCTAAGAATTACGAGACACCGCTGGCTGAGAAAGGGAGCAACCTCAGCCATGGGCAGCGTCAGCTCTTATCCATAGCGCGCGCAATATTGGCTGATCCCTCTATTTTGATCCTCGATGAAGCCACAAGCAGTGTGGATACAAGAACAGAGATCAATATCCAGACAGCACTGCTTAAGCTTATGGAAGGGAGGACCAGTTTTGTTATCGCCCATAGGCTAAGTACGATTCGAGGTGCGGACAACGTTATCGTTATAGATAAAGGGGAAATCGTTGAACAGGGCACTCATATTGAACTGCTCGCTAAGAAAGGATTTTATTCCAGACTTTATATGAGCCAGTTCAAAGGTCGCTCAATCAGCGATTTATGA
- a CDS encoding transposase: MPRRPRIVVSNIPLHIVQRGNNKQACFFADDDYLFYLQWLEEYALTSGCLIHAYALMTNHVHLLLTPKSSSSAGMNWNLMK; this comes from the coding sequence ATGCCAAGACGTCCGAGAATAGTAGTTTCCAACATCCCTCTTCATATTGTTCAAAGGGGGAATAACAAGCAGGCTTGTTTTTTTGCCGATGATGACTACTTGTTTTATCTTCAATGGCTTGAGGAATATGCATTAACCTCGGGTTGTCTAATCCACGCTTACGCTTTGATGACAAATCATGTCCATCTGTTGCTGACCCCTAAAAGTAGCAGCAGTGCCGGTATGAATTGGAACCTGATGAAATAG
- a CDS encoding AbrB/MazE/SpoVT family DNA-binding domain-containing protein — translation MKASLIKIGNSQGIRIPKPIIAQCGFEGEVEFLVQNNQLIVRAIKSSRHNWDSAFKKMAKNGDDQLLDSENISATEWDESEWEWK, via the coding sequence ATGAAAGCATCACTAATTAAAATTGGCAATTCACAAGGCATCCGAATTCCAAAACCGATAATCGCCCAATGCGGATTTGAAGGAGAAGTGGAATTTTTAGTCCAAAACAATCAACTTATTGTCAGGGCCATAAAATCCTCTCGACATAATTGGGATTCTGCCTTCAAAAAAATGGCTAAAAATGGCGATGACCAACTATTAGATTCAGAAAATATTTCCGCAACTGAATGGGATGAGAGTGAGTGGGAATGGAAATAA
- a CDS encoding rhodanese-like domain-containing protein: protein MKKGFIFVFVVAFTLTAAGCAVGNRLAVSKSSAVTGSPAVADDSVMLQANEKKAWEKATKTFPVEHQLNVQQFKALYDKVMAGQEDAYLVDLRTHPEFYAAHIVGTDHIHAGHMYTFPKKIKNKDAKIVLWCRTHKRGAYVGERLAQYGYTNVWWYKDGIVGWIEAGYPLCNQFMGLFKVTDYHKSFTEIDNETKKPLYQIREFHPY, encoded by the coding sequence ATGAAAAAAGGTTTTATTTTTGTGTTTGTTGTAGCTTTTACTCTAACTGCGGCCGGTTGTGCTGTTGGGAACCGTCTTGCTGTTTCTAAGAGTTCAGCTGTTACTGGCAGTCCAGCTGTTGCTGACGATTCAGTAATGCTTCAAGCAAATGAGAAAAAGGCCTGGGAAAAGGCGACGAAAACTTTTCCTGTGGAACATCAGCTAAATGTTCAGCAATTCAAAGCGCTTTACGATAAGGTTATGGCTGGACAGGAAGATGCCTATTTGGTTGATCTCCGGACGCATCCTGAATTTTATGCCGCTCACATTGTCGGGACGGACCATATCCATGCCGGTCATATGTACACGTTTCCCAAAAAAATAAAAAATAAAGACGCCAAAATCGTGTTGTGGTGCAGGACACACAAACGAGGCGCTTACGTAGGGGAGCGCCTCGCACAATATGGTTACACCAATGTCTGGTGGTATAAAGACGGCATCGTAGGTTGGATCGAAGCAGGATATCCCCTTTGTAATCAGTTTATGGGATTGTTTAAAGTCACCGACTACCATAAGTCCTTCACGGAAATAGATAACGAGACTAAAAAGCCTTTGTATCAAATTCGAGAATTTCACCCCTATTAA
- a CDS encoding type II toxin-antitoxin system PemK/MazF family toxin yields MEIKRFQVYLINFDPTIGHEIKKTRPCLIVSPNEMNLNISTVIVAPMTTKGRNYPTRVMSSFQDKKGQVVLDQIRTIDKRRLIKKLGSIDSKSQNKVLDILQEMFAK; encoded by the coding sequence ATGGAAATAAAACGGTTTCAAGTTTATTTGATAAATTTTGATCCAACCATCGGTCATGAAATCAAAAAGACTCGGCCCTGTTTAATCGTTTCTCCAAATGAAATGAATCTAAATATAAGCACAGTAATTGTTGCCCCGATGACAACTAAAGGACGAAATTACCCAACAAGGGTCATGTCTTCTTTTCAAGACAAGAAAGGCCAAGTCGTCCTTGATCAAATTCGAACAATTGATAAAAGAAGGCTTATTAAAAAACTCGGTTCAATCGACAGCAAATCTCAAAATAAAGTCTTAGATATTCTGCAAGAAATGTTTGCCAAGTAA